A genomic window from Bacteroidota bacterium includes:
- a CDS encoding 2Fe-2S iron-sulfur cluster-binding protein, producing MAEITFITRDGQSTKLEADSGSIMELAVNNNIQGIEGECGGVCSCATCHVHVAPEYFEKTGTQEDVEAMMLELDDNLTEYSRLGCQIQITEALDGMVLHVANE from the coding sequence ATGGCTGAAATAACATTTATCACCAGGGATGGACAATCAACCAAACTGGAAGCTGACTCAGGCAGCATCATGGAGTTGGCTGTAAATAACAATATCCAGGGCATTGAGGGAGAGTGTGGCGGTGTTTGCTCTTGTGCAACATGTCACGTGCATGTAGCTCCCGAGTATTTCGAAAAAACAGGGACGCAGGAAGATGTGGAAGCCATGATGCTGGAGCTGGACGATAACCTGACCGAATACAGCCGGCTCGGTTGTCAGATCCAAATCACAGAAGCACTTGATGGCATGGTACTCCACGTAGCAAACGAGTAA
- a CDS encoding cytochrome P450 produces the protein MSKSELPDPFEKARLEHGYGEIDDQQDAVTMILRHRDVRKCAHNWSTFSSDAGESVGRIVVPSEESIRDVKQIPFEVDPPTHGKYRAIVEPWFKRPLEPAYQAQLAAQATALIDVVLEQDAFEAIQEFSLLLQSRALTLLMNVPYEEAETYVSWGTHVFRSEDDPLDTEKAQVLYDYIDKKMDEAEAGPGEDMFSGLLNADFEGRKLSRLEVTGIAVLTFAGGRDTVINMITNTLAYLAEHPESMERLRNEPEITSRAIEELVRYFAPLTHMGRIVKQDTEICGHQVKEDARISLCWASANRDATVFENPNKVVLDRKINPHLSFGFGTHNCLGATHIRQIMRTLIPILVERVQSIDILDYKENIEEWRDDFHRKVGYDSLTLRFNKR, from the coding sequence ATGAGCAAATCTGAACTGCCGGATCCGTTCGAAAAAGCAAGACTTGAGCATGGCTATGGTGAAATAGACGACCAGCAGGATGCCGTAACGATGATCTTGCGCCACAGGGACGTGCGCAAGTGTGCGCATAACTGGTCCACTTTTTCTTCAGATGCAGGCGAATCCGTAGGGCGCATTGTTGTCCCATCGGAAGAAAGCATTCGGGATGTCAAACAAATCCCTTTCGAAGTTGACCCGCCAACGCACGGGAAGTACCGCGCCATTGTAGAACCCTGGTTCAAGCGTCCGCTTGAGCCGGCTTACCAGGCACAGCTAGCAGCACAGGCCACGGCGCTCATAGACGTCGTATTGGAGCAAGATGCCTTTGAGGCCATTCAGGAATTCTCGCTGCTTTTGCAATCCCGCGCACTCACCTTGCTGATGAACGTGCCGTACGAAGAAGCGGAAACCTACGTGAGTTGGGGCACCCATGTATTTCGCAGCGAAGACGACCCGCTCGATACCGAAAAAGCACAAGTGCTTTATGATTATATCGACAAAAAAATGGATGAGGCGGAGGCGGGCCCTGGTGAAGACATGTTTTCGGGGTTGTTGAACGCCGATTTTGAGGGCAGAAAACTATCGCGACTGGAAGTTACGGGCATTGCAGTGCTTACGTTCGCCGGCGGCAGAGACACGGTGATTAACATGATCACCAACACCCTGGCTTACCTGGCAGAACATCCTGAATCCATGGAGCGGCTACGGAATGAACCAGAGATCACATCCAGAGCAATCGAAGAACTTGTCCGATACTTTGCGCCCCTCACACACATGGGCCGCATTGTAAAGCAGGACACCGAAATCTGTGGCCACCAGGTAAAAGAAGACGCGCGTATCTCACTGTGCTGGGCATCCGCCAACCGCGATGCTACCGTGTTCGAAAACCCGAACAAAGTTGTACTCGACCGGAAAATCAACCCGCACCTTAGCTTTGGCTTTGGTACACATAACTGTCTCGGCGCAACACATATTCGTCAGATTATGCGCACACTCATCCCGATTTTAGTGGAGCGCGTGCAAAGCATCGACATTTTAGACTACAAAGAGAATATCGAGGAATGGCGAGACGACTTCCATCGCAAAGTTGGCTACGACAGCCTGACCCTGAGGTTCAACAAACGATAA